AAATAGCTTTTCGATCCCTTGCAAAGCCACTTTGAGGATAGAATAACAGGGAATCCTACAAAAAAATATAAAGTTAAATTGGATTTTAGCAAGTGATGACGAGTATCCACGGGCTTTCATTGACCTTATGAGTGACCGCTCTTCCTTCTTCTTGCTATTTACGGGCTCTCATCAACCCTATGAGTAACCGTTCTTTCTTCTTTTAGCTATTCACGGTCACTCATCAACCCTATGAGTGACCGTTTTTCCTTGGTTTTGCTATTCACGGACTCTCATGTATCCTACAAGATAAAAATAAAAAGGTGTTGCTCATAATCGCAAGCAACACCTTTACTATTATGCTAGTCGAAAGACTATTCCATGTCCGCCTTTCGGATATTCCCATTTAATATTTTGGTACGGGCAGCCAATTCTGCAGCTTCCACATTCGTGGCAGCCTTCATAACCAACCTGCATCCGTAATCCTTCCCATTTGTACACTTCCGCAGGGCAGAAAATGGTGCAAATCTTATCCGGGCATTTTGTCATGCAGATATCATTGTCCATAACAGTTAGATGGGATTTCGTATCAGCTTTAAAACGAAGAAGGTACTGTTTTTCTTCGATATTCTTAGTTGACATTATTTCACCGCCTTCCAAGCTCGATAAATATCTTGTATCACCTTAAATGTTCCTCTTTCTGCCGTTACACTCTTCATAATTTCTTTCTGCTTATCACGTTTTGGTGTTCCGTCTACTGTAAAGAATTTGCTCATAGCCTTGTTCATCATTGGAACATATTCTTTAAAATATTGTGGGTTGTTTTCAAATGTGTGTGTAGCGTCTTTATATTTCTCTAAATCTTTGATTATGAAACTATCATAAAGCTTTTGACGGTAAAGATTTAAACTAGACTCAGAGAAGTCTCCACGGTGCTTCGCCTCAATTACGGTCTCTGCAGCCAGTAAGCCAGAGTGCATTGCCATGTTCGAGCCTTCACGGTGGATTGCGTTAACAAGCTGTGCAGCGTCACCAACTACCACTACACCGTTTCCAGCAACCTTTGGTACTGAACGATATCCTCCCTCTGGAATGAGGTGGGCAAGATACTCTGCTGACTCTCCACCTGCCAGCATTGGCTTAACCATTGGATGTGTTTTTAGATAGTCTAAAAGATCATAAGGCTTCATTTTTGATTTGATCATACTTGATAGAGTTGTACCTACCCCTATATTCAAACTATCCTTATTCGTATATAAAAATGCTGTTCCAAGATTCCCTTTTGTTGAATCACCAAATATTTCAATCGTACAGCCTTGATTATCTTCTAAGTTAAATCGATCATTAATTTTTTCTTTTGGTAAATTAATAACTTCCATTACGGTCAGAGCCACTTCATCAGGGCGGAATTCCTTATGGAATCCTAACTGCTTTGAGAGCAGTGAATTTACCCCATCTGCCAGGACAACAACGTCAGCATAGACTTCACCATTCGGACGGTCCGTACGGACACCAATCACTTTGCCGTTTTCAACAATACATTCTGTTACAACGGTTTCATTGATTAACAATGCCCCTGCTTCAACCGCTTTTTTTGCAAACCACTGGTCAAATTGCGCTCGTAATACTGTGAAGTTATTATATGGTTCAACACCCCATTCAAGTCCTTTGTAACCAAATTGAACGACTGATTCCTTATCCATCATCCAAAAACGCTGCTCGATAACAGGTCTTTCAAGTGGAGCTTCCTTCCAAAATTCTGGAATTAACTCTTCCATTTGCTTCCGATACAACACCCCGCCCATTACGTTTTTGCTTCCAGGATATTCTCCTCTTTCAATAAGCAGTACGTTTAAGCCCTTTTGAGCACATACAAGTGCGCAAGAAGTTCCTGCTGGTCCTGCACCAACAACAATAACATCAAATTTTTCTGGCATAGCTTATTTCACCACCTTTTTCAGTTCGTAGCTGTTTAAATTGTTGTATTAATTTCGGGACAATTTCCAATGCATCTCCTACAATCCCGTATGTGGCTACATCAAATATCGGTGCATTTGGATCCTTATTGATGGCGATAATCAAATCTGAGTTTTTCATACCTACTACATGCTGGATAGCCCCGGACAAAGCAATCGCAAAATATATTTTTGGGGTTACGGTTTCACCAGTCTGGCCAATTTGCAACTCATGCGGTAACCATCCTGCTTCAACCACATCTCTTGTACCGCCGACAGTTGCTCCAATCGTATCAGCTAGTTCATAAAGTATTTGGAAGTTTTGTACATCTCCCATTCCTTTACCACCACAGACAATAACATGTGCATCAGCTAAATTTGCCTTTTTTGTTACGTCATTCACAATTTGCAGTACTTTTGTGCGCATATCTTCTTCTCTTAGCGTAATGCTTTCCTCAATTATTTTCCCCGTTCTTCCTGTATCTGGCTCAAGAGCCTTCATTACCTTAGGTCTTACAGTCGCCATTTGCGGCCGATGCTTTTTACAGAGAATCGTTGCCATAATATTACCGCCAAATGCAGGACGACTAGCTTCAAGTAAACGGTTATCTACGTCAACATCGAGCATGGTGGTGTCAGCAGTCAGACCTGTAACCAAATCAGTTGCCACAGCACTGGCTAAATCTTTTCCATTTGGTGTTGCCCCGTAAAGAATAATTTCTGGCTTGTATTTTGGTACAAGCTGCATAACACCCTTCATGTAGGATTCTGTCCGATAATCTTTCAAAACCGGATGGTCAACAAGGTATACTTCATCTGCACCATATGCAATTACTTGGTTAGCCAATGGTTTAATTCCGCTCCCAAGTAAAAAACCAGCCAATGGAACTTGTAATTTATCAGCCAGCTTTCTGCCCGCTCCAAGCAATTCGAGTGAAACTCCTTCAATTTTACCGCCATTTTGTTCAATGAAGACCCAAACGCCACGGTAATCATCAAAATTCATGTAAACCCCTCCTCAGCAAAGAATAATCTTTATTGTTTAGATGACTGTAATGTTAATACGTCTTTTTGCTCCAGCAAGATATCCATGAGTTGGTTAACCTGCTCATCTGGAGAGCCTTCAATTTTTTTCCCGCCTTCAGGACGAGGAGGAGTGAACATTTTTCCAACGATTGTTGGCGATCCTTTTAGTCCAAGCTGTACACGGTCCACATTTTCAAGATCACTAACAGCCCAAATTACCGGTTCATATCTTGCAGCTTTAATCATATTTGGCATGGGTGAATATTCGATCTGGTTTATTTCCTTTTCAACGGTCAGAAGGCATGGCATTTCTGCTTGAATTAATTCATAGCCGTTGGATAATTTTCTTTTGATTAACACCGTTTTTTCTTCTAAATTGACTTCAGTTACTTCAATTACATTGGTTACCGGTGGAATATCCAACCTTCTGGCAATACCAGGTCCTACCTGACCAGTGTCTCCATCAATGGCATGCTTGCCGCAAATAATCATATCAACAGGAATTTCCTTGTTGATTTTTTCTAATGCTTTAAATAAGGCATAGCTGGTTGCAAGTGTATCAGCCCCAGCAAAAGCACGGTCCGTAATCAAATATCCCCGGTCCGCACCTATCTCAATACTTTTCTTAATCACTGCGGTTGCTTGCGGCGGTCCCATCGACAAAACTGAGATCGTACCGCCGGTCTTTTCACGAATGCTTACAGCTTCTTGTACAGCATGAGCATCATAAGGATTCAAAATGGCTGGTGCGCTTCGTCGGTCGAGTGTGTTTGTTTTGGGATTGATTTTAATGATTTTTGTATCTGGTACTTGTTTTACACATACGACAATGTGCA
This genomic stretch from Neobacillus niacini harbors:
- a CDS encoding ferredoxin family protein, yielding MSTKNIEEKQYLLRFKADTKSHLTVMDNDICMTKCPDKICTIFCPAEVYKWEGLRMQVGYEGCHECGSCRIGCPYQNIKWEYPKGGHGIVFRLA
- a CDS encoding FAD-dependent oxidoreductase encodes the protein MPEKFDVIVVGAGPAGTSCALVCAQKGLNVLLIERGEYPGSKNVMGGVLYRKQMEELIPEFWKEAPLERPVIEQRFWMMDKESVVQFGYKGLEWGVEPYNNFTVLRAQFDQWFAKKAVEAGALLINETVVTECIVENGKVIGVRTDRPNGEVYADVVVLADGVNSLLSKQLGFHKEFRPDEVALTVMEVINLPKEKINDRFNLEDNQGCTIEIFGDSTKGNLGTAFLYTNKDSLNIGVGTTLSSMIKSKMKPYDLLDYLKTHPMVKPMLAGGESAEYLAHLIPEGGYRSVPKVAGNGVVVVGDAAQLVNAIHREGSNMAMHSGLLAAETVIEAKHRGDFSESSLNLYRQKLYDSFIIKDLEKYKDATHTFENNPQYFKEYVPMMNKAMSKFFTVDGTPKRDKQKEIMKSVTAERGTFKVIQDIYRAWKAVK
- a CDS encoding electron transfer flavoprotein subunit alpha/FixB family protein, encoding MNFDDYRGVWVFIEQNGGKIEGVSLELLGAGRKLADKLQVPLAGFLLGSGIKPLANQVIAYGADEVYLVDHPVLKDYRTESYMKGVMQLVPKYKPEIILYGATPNGKDLASAVATDLVTGLTADTTMLDVDVDNRLLEASRPAFGGNIMATILCKKHRPQMATVRPKVMKALEPDTGRTGKIIEESITLREEDMRTKVLQIVNDVTKKANLADAHVIVCGGKGMGDVQNFQILYELADTIGATVGGTRDVVEAGWLPHELQIGQTGETVTPKIYFAIALSGAIQHVVGMKNSDLIIAINKDPNAPIFDVATYGIVGDALEIVPKLIQQFKQLRTEKGGEISYARKI
- a CDS encoding electron transfer flavoprotein subunit beta/FixA family protein — translated: MHIVVCVKQVPDTKIIKINPKTNTLDRRSAPAILNPYDAHAVQEAVSIREKTGGTISVLSMGPPQATAVIKKSIEIGADRGYLITDRAFAGADTLATSYALFKALEKINKEIPVDMIICGKHAIDGDTGQVGPGIARRLDIPPVTNVIEVTEVNLEEKTVLIKRKLSNGYELIQAEMPCLLTVEKEINQIEYSPMPNMIKAARYEPVIWAVSDLENVDRVQLGLKGSPTIVGKMFTPPRPEGGKKIEGSPDEQVNQLMDILLEQKDVLTLQSSKQ